Proteins found in one Promicromonospora sukumoe genomic segment:
- a CDS encoding DUF1304 domain-containing protein: MLIAGLVLAGLAALIHVYIFYLESFAWTEKRTLATFGMTAEEAEVTKPLALNQGYYNLFLAIVTAVGIVLTAAGSTAAGAALVLAGAGSMVAASLVLLISDPSKSSAALKQGVVPLLGVIALVVGLLV; encoded by the coding sequence TTGCTGATCGCCGGACTTGTGCTCGCTGGCCTCGCGGCACTCATCCACGTCTACATCTTCTACCTGGAGTCGTTCGCCTGGACCGAGAAGCGCACCCTCGCGACCTTCGGGATGACGGCGGAGGAGGCCGAGGTGACCAAGCCGCTCGCGCTGAACCAGGGGTACTACAACCTGTTCCTCGCGATCGTCACGGCGGTCGGCATCGTGCTGACGGCGGCCGGGTCGACGGCGGCGGGCGCAGCCCTCGTGCTGGCCGGCGCGGGCTCGATGGTCGCGGCGTCGCTGGTCCTGCTGATCTCGGACCCGAGCAAGAGCAGCGCCGCCCTCAAGCAGGGCGTCGTCCCGCTGCTGGGCGTGATCGCGCTGGTCGTCGGCCTGCTGGTCTGA
- a CDS encoding cysteine hydrolase family protein, producing MSRALIVIDVQESFRVRPLWADTLNPGVAEPVNRLVELARAAGDLVIRVLHTEPGSGNPFDPATGHVRLFEKLSEPLPGEPLLHKTSHNAFTTTNLQQILTTHGVRELRVCGIRAEQCVETTTRVASDLGYDVTFVSDATTTDPLGRFTAAEILERTETVLRDRFARIATVAELAAEDAGRAVGQAGVAASTA from the coding sequence ATGAGCAGAGCGCTGATCGTCATCGACGTCCAGGAGTCGTTCCGGGTGCGGCCGCTGTGGGCCGACACCCTCAACCCCGGCGTCGCGGAGCCCGTCAACCGCCTCGTCGAGCTCGCCCGCGCGGCCGGCGACCTCGTGATCCGGGTGCTGCACACCGAGCCGGGCTCGGGCAACCCGTTCGACCCCGCGACCGGCCACGTCCGCCTGTTCGAGAAGCTCAGCGAGCCGCTGCCCGGCGAGCCCCTGCTGCACAAGACCTCGCACAACGCGTTCACCACCACCAACCTCCAGCAGATCCTGACCACCCACGGCGTGCGCGAGCTGCGCGTCTGCGGCATCCGCGCCGAGCAGTGCGTCGAGACCACCACGCGCGTCGCCTCGGACCTCGGCTACGACGTCACCTTCGTCAGCGACGCGACCACGACCGACCCCCTGGGCCGGTTCACCGCGGCCGAGATCCTGGAACGCACCGAGACGGTGCTCCGTGACCGGTTCGCGCGCATCGCGACCGTCGCCGAGCTGGCGGCGGAGGACGCCGGGCGCGCCGTCGGGCAGGCCGGGGTGGCAGCATCGACGGCGTGA
- a CDS encoding MFS transporter: protein MSTSTTTTARRDAAATPTSGRPSWTPVVALSFGIAMVVLSEFLPASVLPALAADVGVSEGTAGLAVAATAIAGAFTAPSIAVLLPRADRRTVLVALLVAAAVSNLAVALAPSFAVLLVGRLLLGVALAGYWSFAFGAGTRAVPGKDHVVSSALAFGTSIATVVGIPLASVVGDAVGWRTTFGGVAVLTAIGAVVLGLTLPSVPPHPAAGLKMLREALRNRRLMAGIACVVLVAFANFTAYPYIRIAIERVDPSTTTWMLLAWGIGGTVGTVLAGVLARWLRPLAATAPLALAFALVLAAFATTVPALAVAVVLWGFAISMMPVITQLWVTRVESERAESAMSLQVTAFQVAITAGSSLGGALLDGYGVRPLMLVGAAAAVAAGLGWAFLRVPRT from the coding sequence ATGAGCACGAGCACAACCACCACCGCGCGGCGCGACGCCGCCGCGACCCCGACGTCGGGCCGCCCCTCCTGGACGCCCGTCGTCGCCCTCTCCTTCGGGATCGCGATGGTGGTCCTCAGCGAGTTCCTGCCGGCGAGCGTGCTGCCCGCGCTGGCGGCCGACGTCGGCGTCAGCGAGGGGACGGCCGGGCTCGCGGTGGCCGCGACCGCCATCGCCGGGGCCTTCACGGCGCCGAGCATCGCGGTGCTGCTCCCCCGCGCCGACCGGCGCACGGTGCTCGTCGCGCTGCTCGTCGCGGCGGCGGTGTCCAACCTCGCGGTCGCACTCGCGCCGAGCTTCGCCGTGCTGCTGGTCGGCCGCCTGCTGCTCGGCGTCGCGCTCGCCGGGTACTGGTCGTTCGCGTTCGGCGCCGGCACCCGGGCCGTGCCCGGCAAGGACCACGTGGTCTCGTCCGCTCTCGCGTTCGGCACCAGCATCGCGACGGTGGTCGGCATCCCGCTGGCCTCCGTCGTGGGGGACGCCGTCGGCTGGCGGACGACGTTCGGCGGCGTCGCCGTCCTGACGGCGATCGGCGCCGTCGTGCTCGGCCTGACGCTGCCGTCCGTCCCGCCGCACCCGGCCGCGGGCCTGAAGATGCTCCGGGAGGCGCTGCGCAACCGGCGGCTCATGGCGGGCATCGCCTGCGTGGTGCTGGTGGCGTTCGCCAACTTCACGGCCTACCCGTACATCCGGATCGCGATCGAGCGCGTGGACCCCTCGACCACCACGTGGATGCTGCTGGCCTGGGGCATCGGCGGCACGGTGGGCACGGTGCTCGCCGGGGTGCTCGCGCGGTGGCTCCGCCCGCTGGCCGCCACGGCGCCGCTCGCCCTCGCGTTCGCCCTGGTGCTGGCGGCGTTCGCGACGACCGTGCCCGCGCTGGCCGTCGCGGTGGTGCTGTGGGGCTTCGCGATCAGCATGATGCCGGTGATCACGCAGCTCTGGGTCACCCGGGTCGAGTCGGAGCGGGCCGAGTCTGCGATGTCCTTGCAGGTCACCGCCTTCCAGGTGGCGATCACCGCGGGATCGTCCCTGGGTGGTGCGCTACTGGACGGGTACGGCGTCCGGCCGCTGATGCTGGTCGGGGCGGCCGCCGCGGTCGCGGCGGGGCTCGGCTGGGCGTTCCTGCGCGTACCGCGCACCTGA
- a CDS encoding helix-turn-helix transcriptional regulator produces MDRAGLATFLRSRRERIAPADVGLPAGQRRRTPGLRREEAAQLAFISTEYYTRLEQARGPHPSREVLSGLVRALRLSDAERDHLHELAGVSQALPPGPPREVRQSILDLLHRLPHSAAFVTSAAAEVLAWNDLAAALMEDFSATPRRERNLLRRAFLSDDEPGRRLFGVSDVDEFQQASASRLRAVLARYPGDPELAALLDELLRGSERFARLWAAEDVQVPPVLRKTFRHPLVGPVTVNCDVLAVADRDQQMVIYTADPGSSSEEALRLLAVLGTQRMDVTA; encoded by the coding sequence ATGGACAGAGCCGGTCTCGCCACGTTCCTGCGCTCCCGCCGTGAGCGCATCGCGCCGGCCGACGTCGGTCTGCCCGCAGGGCAGCGGCGTCGGACGCCGGGGCTGCGCCGCGAGGAGGCGGCCCAGCTCGCCTTCATCTCGACCGAGTACTACACGCGCCTCGAACAGGCCCGCGGCCCGCACCCGTCGCGCGAGGTGCTGTCCGGGCTGGTCCGGGCGCTGCGCCTGTCCGACGCCGAGCGCGACCACCTGCACGAGCTCGCGGGAGTGTCGCAGGCCCTTCCGCCCGGCCCGCCGCGCGAGGTGCGGCAGAGCATCCTGGACCTCCTGCACCGGCTGCCGCACTCGGCGGCGTTCGTGACGTCGGCCGCGGCCGAGGTGCTCGCCTGGAACGACCTCGCGGCGGCGCTGATGGAGGACTTCTCCGCGACGCCGCGGCGCGAGCGCAACCTGCTGCGCCGCGCCTTCCTTTCCGACGACGAGCCCGGGCGCCGGCTGTTCGGGGTGTCCGACGTCGACGAGTTCCAGCAGGCCTCGGCCAGCCGGCTGCGCGCCGTGCTGGCGCGCTACCCCGGCGACCCCGAGCTGGCCGCGCTGCTGGACGAGCTGCTGCGCGGCAGCGAGCGGTTCGCCCGGCTGTGGGCCGCCGAGGACGTGCAGGTCCCGCCGGTGCTGCGCAAGACGTTCCGGCACCCGCTCGTCGGCCCGGTCACCGTCAACTGCGACGTGCTCGCCGTCGCCGACCGCGACCAGCAGATGGTGATCTACACGGCCGACCCGGGGTCGTCGTCCGAGGAGGCCCTGCGCCTGTTGGCCGTGCTGGGTACGCAGCGGATGGACGTGACGGCCTGA
- a CDS encoding GlxA family transcriptional regulator: MTTVVFLLLPGVHLLDLAGPAQAFFTAGDLGHHYDLRYVSGAPGDGAPGDGAPRGSGPRSDIASGNAVGPRNAGGLRPDAGVVASAQGLPLLVGTDWPALGPDDLVVVPGWRVGGDPGAWPHLTERTRERLREHHARGGTVASICAGADALGQAGLLDGRRCTTHHAVQDALAARHPRAHVVRDVLFTTDDGVVTSAGIASGIDLSLHLLAMRHGPAVAARVAREMVVYARRNGAEPQASAMLRHRSHVDDTVHRAQDHIDEHFARTLPLADLAARTGVAERTLTRAFTRATGVTPLRYQQLLRRERAEHLIGQGATVEAAARTVGFEDSRSLRRLRSAP, from the coding sequence GTGACCACCGTCGTCTTCCTGCTCCTGCCCGGGGTCCACCTGCTCGACCTGGCGGGCCCCGCGCAGGCGTTCTTCACGGCCGGGGACCTCGGCCACCACTACGACCTGCGGTACGTGTCCGGCGCCCCGGGCGACGGCGCCCCGGGCGACGGCGCCCCCCGCGGCTCCGGCCCCCGGAGCGACATCGCCTCCGGGAACGCCGTCGGCCCCCGAAACGCCGGAGGCCTCCGGCCCGACGCCGGTGTGGTCGCCTCGGCGCAGGGCCTCCCGCTGCTCGTGGGTACGGACTGGCCAGCACTCGGTCCGGATGACCTCGTCGTCGTCCCCGGGTGGCGCGTGGGCGGCGACCCGGGCGCCTGGCCCCACCTGACCGAGCGCACGCGCGAGCGGCTGCGGGAGCACCACGCGCGCGGCGGTACTGTCGCCAGCATCTGCGCGGGCGCGGACGCCCTCGGTCAGGCGGGCCTGCTCGACGGCCGTCGCTGCACCACGCACCACGCCGTCCAGGACGCGCTCGCCGCCCGGCACCCGCGGGCGCACGTGGTGCGCGACGTCCTGTTCACCACGGACGACGGCGTGGTCACCTCCGCCGGGATCGCCAGCGGCATCGACCTGTCGCTGCACCTGCTCGCCATGCGCCATGGGCCTGCGGTCGCCGCCCGGGTGGCCCGCGAGATGGTCGTCTACGCCCGCCGGAACGGGGCGGAGCCGCAGGCCAGCGCGATGCTGCGCCACCGCTCGCACGTCGACGACACGGTCCACCGGGCCCAGGACCACATCGACGAGCACTTCGCGCGGACCCTGCCGCTCGCCGACCTGGCGGCCCGGACCGGCGTCGCCGAGCGCACGCTGACCAGGGCGTTCACCCGGGCCACCGGTGTGACGCCCCTGCGCTACCAGCAGCTCCTGCGGCGCGAGCGCGCCGAGCACCTCATCGGGCAGGGCGCCACCGTCGAGGCGGCGGCCCGCACAGTGGGCTTCGAGGACTCGCGGTCCCTCCGCCGGCTCCGGAGCGCGCCCTGA
- a CDS encoding Lrp/AsnC family transcriptional regulator, giving the protein MDAVNRAIVGELLRDGRATYQEVGSVVGLSAPAVKRRVDLMLARGEIAGFTVRVDPQAMGWILEGYVEIFCSGIVSPKVLERDFAPIPEVVRVSTVTGDADAMVHVMATSMEEIERTVERIRTVTHVVKTRTALVMSRVVDRPGA; this is encoded by the coding sequence ATGGATGCCGTGAACCGGGCAATCGTCGGAGAGCTGCTGCGCGACGGTCGTGCCACGTACCAGGAGGTCGGCAGCGTGGTGGGGCTGTCGGCGCCCGCCGTGAAGCGGCGGGTCGACCTCATGCTGGCCCGCGGGGAGATCGCGGGCTTCACCGTGCGCGTGGACCCGCAGGCGATGGGCTGGATCCTGGAGGGCTACGTCGAGATCTTCTGCTCCGGGATCGTCTCCCCCAAGGTGCTGGAGCGCGACTTCGCGCCCATCCCGGAGGTGGTGCGCGTCTCGACCGTGACCGGCGACGCCGACGCGATGGTGCACGTCATGGCCACGAGCATGGAGGAGATCGAGCGCACCGTGGAGCGCATCCGGACGGTCACCCACGTGGTCAAGACGCGCACGGCGCTGGTGATGTCGCGGGTGGTCGACCGGCCCGGGGCGTGA
- a CDS encoding SDR family NAD(P)-dependent oxidoreductase: protein MSASTTQATTTTTGLLDGKVAFITGAGRGIGAAAARLFAREGAAVFLAARTESQLQAVTEEVRAAGGTAEYAVTDLADADSVRGAVDRVVERYGRLDVAFNNGATFTPPAPVDQVSEADFDHLYAVNLRGPWLSMAAEIAAIRATAGRGAIVNNTSVGSLRANPVLPAYGAMKRGVNSLTESAAVTYGPEGIRVNAVSPGGTLTEMIRTWEEHTPGLMEQLAPGVPLRRAAQPEEIAEAAAWLLSDRASYVTGAVLQVDGGAGA from the coding sequence ATGAGCGCATCGACCACACAAGCAACCACCACGACGACCGGCCTGCTCGACGGCAAGGTCGCCTTCATCACCGGGGCCGGGCGGGGCATCGGCGCCGCCGCGGCCCGCCTGTTCGCCCGGGAGGGCGCCGCGGTGTTCCTCGCGGCCCGCACGGAGTCGCAGCTCCAGGCCGTGACCGAGGAGGTCCGGGCGGCAGGCGGTACCGCGGAGTACGCGGTGACCGACCTCGCCGACGCCGACAGCGTGCGCGGCGCCGTCGACCGGGTCGTCGAGCGCTACGGCCGCCTCGACGTCGCCTTCAACAACGGCGCCACGTTCACGCCTCCGGCCCCCGTCGACCAGGTCTCCGAGGCCGACTTCGACCACCTCTACGCGGTGAACCTGCGCGGGCCGTGGCTGTCGATGGCCGCCGAGATCGCGGCGATCCGGGCGACCGCGGGCCGGGGCGCGATCGTCAACAACACCAGCGTCGGCAGCCTGCGGGCCAACCCCGTGCTGCCCGCCTACGGCGCGATGAAGCGGGGCGTGAACAGCCTCACCGAGTCCGCCGCCGTGACCTACGGGCCGGAGGGCATCCGGGTCAACGCCGTCTCCCCCGGCGGCACCCTGACCGAGATGATCCGCACCTGGGAGGAGCACACGCCCGGGCTGATGGAGCAGCTCGCCCCGGGCGTCCCGCTGCGACGCGCGGCGCAGCCGGAGGAGATCGCCGAGGCCGCGGCCTGGCTGCTCAGCGACCGTGCGTCCTACGTGACGGGCGCGGTGCTCCAGGTCGACGGGGGTGCGGGGGCCTGA
- a CDS encoding DedA family protein, with protein sequence MIRTAVSDDVVGWLDVLGPLAFYLVVWGLVFVGTAFFVGVFIPFLTGDGLLFGAGIVAGSTDRIDIWVLAIGVGVAAVAGDQVAFLLGRKYGRPYLSTRKGRWVQATVVRTERFYELFGWWSVVIGRYMPWARVFVPVIAGIGGMSYLRFLTANIFGALSWGVLITVLGYFAASDPSVRPVAYVVAGVVIAASVVAGIRAWRHDRAGRQPAEVSQGEVSQGE encoded by the coding sequence ATGATCAGGACCGCTGTCTCGGACGACGTCGTCGGCTGGCTCGACGTGCTCGGCCCCCTCGCCTTCTACCTGGTCGTCTGGGGCCTGGTGTTCGTCGGCACGGCGTTCTTCGTCGGCGTCTTCATCCCGTTCCTGACGGGCGACGGGCTGCTGTTCGGCGCGGGGATCGTGGCCGGGAGCACGGACCGGATCGACATCTGGGTGCTCGCGATCGGCGTCGGCGTCGCCGCCGTGGCGGGCGACCAGGTCGCGTTCCTGCTGGGGCGCAAGTACGGGCGGCCGTACCTGAGCACCCGCAAGGGCCGCTGGGTGCAGGCCACCGTGGTGCGCACCGAACGGTTCTACGAGCTGTTCGGCTGGTGGTCCGTGGTGATCGGCCGGTACATGCCCTGGGCGCGCGTCTTCGTGCCGGTCATCGCGGGCATCGGCGGGATGTCCTACCTGCGGTTCCTGACGGCGAACATCTTCGGGGCGCTGAGCTGGGGCGTGCTCATCACGGTGCTCGGGTACTTCGCGGCGTCGGACCCGTCGGTGCGGCCCGTCGCGTACGTGGTGGCGGGCGTGGTCATCGCGGCGTCGGTGGTCGCGGGCATCCGCGCGTGGCGCCACGACCGGGCGGGCCGGCAGCCGGCCGAGGTCTCGCAGGGCGAGGTGTCGCAGGGCGAGTGA
- a CDS encoding NAD(P)H-binding protein gives MIVVTGATGNIGRPLVAELARRGQDVTAVSRAGTAPLDSPLVRGVSADLAELGSLRAAVDGADALFLLVPGSGEHLDTQRIIGIAAEAGVRRLVLLSSLGAVTRAGSASHGPLAELEKRVQGSGLEWTLLRPADFASNALAWVPTVRSGRTVHAPFGDVALPAVDPLDLAEVAAAALADDGHAGRSYTLTGPAPVSPRDRTEVLARVLGMPVAFVEQTRDQARAAMLAYMPEPVVDGTLAILGSPTPQEQQVSPDIESVLGRPAHSFEDWVRRNVGAFTA, from the coding sequence ATGATCGTCGTCACCGGAGCCACGGGGAACATCGGCCGGCCGCTGGTCGCCGAGCTCGCCCGGCGCGGCCAGGACGTCACCGCCGTCTCTCGCGCGGGGACCGCCCCGCTCGACAGCCCGCTGGTCCGAGGGGTGAGCGCCGACCTGGCGGAACTGGGAAGCCTGCGCGCCGCCGTCGACGGAGCGGACGCCCTGTTCCTGCTGGTGCCGGGCTCGGGAGAGCACCTGGACACCCAACGGATCATCGGCATCGCCGCCGAGGCCGGGGTGCGGCGGCTCGTCCTGCTGTCCTCGCTGGGCGCCGTCACCCGCGCTGGGTCCGCCTCGCACGGCCCGCTCGCCGAGCTGGAGAAGCGGGTGCAGGGTTCGGGTCTGGAGTGGACGCTGCTGCGACCCGCCGACTTCGCCAGCAACGCGCTCGCCTGGGTCCCGACGGTCCGGTCGGGACGGACCGTCCACGCCCCGTTCGGCGACGTCGCGCTGCCGGCCGTCGACCCGCTCGACCTGGCGGAGGTCGCGGCCGCCGCCCTGGCCGACGACGGTCATGCCGGCCGGAGCTACACGCTGACCGGTCCCGCCCCGGTCTCGCCGCGGGACCGGACCGAGGTGCTCGCCCGGGTGCTCGGCATGCCGGTCGCCTTCGTCGAGCAGACCCGGGACCAGGCGCGTGCCGCGATGCTCGCGTACATGCCGGAGCCGGTGGTCGACGGCACGCTCGCGATCCTCGGCTCGCCGACGCCGCAGGAGCAGCAGGTCAGCCCCGACATCGAGAGTGTGCTGGGGCGTCCGGCGCACAGTTTCGAGGACTGGGTGCGCCGGAACGTTGGGGCGTTTACGGCCTGA
- a CDS encoding HNH endonuclease: MQSVVVGSTAVERIVQQALVANPPSLPGTTTASTLCWSAQPLDGEGALPRATVTWPAHGDATRPTTTHPVGEPAGRVGAAVDAAAPAALPDLAELPVGARLVAALTAVEVADTDDADLVDVAARWQDLISWATAMQSRATGEIARRRGWTTEHNAAAAEISARLHIPQTDANKLMARGTGLAEHPQVMNALHHATIDTTKADILLRAGNPLTTEERDQAITRYLPQAPDHTRRWLRDKMNQHATHLHGTTEVAKHATTRRAVFLDPADNSMAWITANLPATDATTVWDAIEQAAHALRRTPGTTRTLPQARADALVALATGRIIAPPLPECAPDEPSTTPDTDNQSMPRITVPATGCTCGGCTCGGTTIRVITVKPQIRVTVPATMLLGLDNTPGHLDGYGPIPAETTARIATDATWQRLLTDPTTGILTDYSTTTYQPGKILRQAVVARDQTCCFPQCDRPARHTDLDHIQPYDHQLNPTHQPPGTPGQTRATNLQPLCRGHHLAKTHHGWDVTRDPDTGTTTWIAPTGHTHTRPPTQTSPVPVPDHGDSTERTDATRDTHATDCTVTAHCTDPGDRTDATHHADASDSTNTAHRTDPTDHRHADTDDTDDTDITSLAEDVRQLLGRRAPNGRASTRSTSAANVAPGAAGAHRPDPGEPTF; this comes from the coding sequence ATGCAATCCGTGGTCGTTGGTTCCACCGCCGTCGAGCGAATCGTCCAGCAAGCCCTCGTCGCCAACCCTCCGAGCCTGCCAGGCACGACGACGGCGTCCACGCTGTGCTGGAGCGCCCAGCCCCTGGACGGAGAGGGCGCGCTGCCGAGGGCGACGGTGACCTGGCCGGCTCACGGGGACGCCACGCGTCCCACGACGACCCATCCCGTCGGCGAACCGGCCGGGCGGGTCGGCGCTGCCGTGGACGCTGCTGCGCCCGCCGCGCTGCCCGACCTGGCCGAGCTGCCCGTCGGGGCACGTCTGGTCGCGGCGCTGACCGCGGTCGAGGTAGCGGACACCGATGACGCCGACCTGGTCGATGTCGCGGCCCGGTGGCAGGACCTCATCTCCTGGGCCACCGCCATGCAGTCACGCGCCACCGGCGAAATCGCCCGACGACGCGGATGGACCACCGAGCACAACGCCGCAGCAGCCGAGATCAGCGCCCGCCTCCACATCCCCCAGACCGACGCGAACAAGCTCATGGCCCGCGGCACCGGCCTCGCCGAACACCCCCAGGTCATGAACGCCCTCCACCACGCCACCATCGACACCACCAAAGCCGACATCCTCCTGCGCGCCGGCAACCCCCTGACCACCGAGGAACGCGACCAAGCCATCACCCGCTACCTGCCCCAAGCCCCCGACCACACCCGCAGGTGGCTGCGCGACAAGATGAACCAGCACGCCACCCACCTGCACGGCACCACCGAAGTGGCCAAGCACGCCACCACCCGCCGGGCCGTGTTCCTGGACCCCGCCGACAACTCCATGGCCTGGATCACCGCCAACCTGCCCGCCACCGACGCCACCACCGTCTGGGACGCCATCGAACAAGCCGCCCACGCCCTACGCCGCACCCCCGGCACCACCCGCACCCTGCCCCAAGCCCGCGCCGACGCCCTCGTCGCCCTCGCAACCGGCCGCATCATCGCCCCACCGCTACCCGAATGCGCCCCCGACGAGCCCAGCACCACGCCGGACACGGACAACCAATCCATGCCCCGCATTACGGTGCCCGCCACCGGATGCACCTGCGGCGGCTGCACCTGCGGCGGAACCACGATCCGCGTCATCACCGTCAAGCCCCAGATCCGGGTCACCGTCCCCGCCACCATGCTCCTCGGCCTGGACAACACGCCCGGCCACCTGGACGGATACGGCCCCATCCCCGCCGAGACCACTGCCCGCATCGCCACCGACGCGACCTGGCAGCGCCTGCTCACCGACCCGACCACCGGCATCCTGACCGACTACTCCACCACCACCTACCAACCCGGCAAGATCCTGCGGCAGGCAGTCGTCGCCCGGGACCAGACCTGCTGCTTCCCCCAGTGCGACCGACCCGCCCGCCACACCGACCTCGACCACATCCAGCCCTACGACCACCAGCTCAACCCCACCCACCAACCACCCGGGACCCCCGGACAGACCCGCGCCACCAACCTGCAACCACTGTGCCGCGGCCACCATCTCGCCAAGACGCACCACGGCTGGGACGTCACCCGCGACCCCGACACCGGCACCACCACCTGGATTGCACCCACCGGACACACCCACACCCGACCACCCACCCAAACCAGCCCCGTCCCCGTCCCCGACCACGGGGACAGCACGGAGCGCACGGACGCCACCCGCGACACGCACGCCACCGACTGCACCGTCACTGCTCACTGCACCGACCCCGGTGACCGCACGGACGCCACCCACCACGCGGACGCCTCCGACAGCACCAACACCGCTCACCGCACCGACCCCACTGACCACAGGCACGCCGACACCGACGACACCGACGACACCGACATCACGAGCCTCGCCGAGGACGTGCGCCAGCTCCTCGGACGGCGTGCCCCGAACGGCCGAGCCAGCACCCGGTCCACTTCGGCCGCAAACGTCGCACCCGGCGCTGCCGGAGCACACCGGCCCGACCCTGGGGAGCCAACGTTCTGA
- a CDS encoding AraC family transcriptional regulator, whose product MTALTRERLSAGATRSGAGALWAVVLAGAVTLETAGARHRVLAGDAVLVDARTAHRLTADAETDLVHGDLRPAVPSAALPSPLVVRRFDQRQRGVVALVTACPLDAISSPAPFAASYAGLVGAAMTALWQEAGGAATADGTADTQVADVVAALADRPGEAWTLDRMAALVHLSRSALTERFRRATGHSPMEMLREVRMHRARTLLTDQCLPVTRVAFEVGYGSVAAFSRAFTSEHGLSPLAWRAGPTSAPRAQAPITTPAPPRPRPARPWVPSAPPGGSGARYAQERPAEPRRDRGGRPDQHQRPDAVPVQ is encoded by the coding sequence ATGACGGCGCTGACGCGCGAGCGGTTGTCCGCCGGTGCGACGCGGTCCGGGGCGGGTGCCCTGTGGGCCGTCGTGCTGGCCGGCGCCGTGACGCTCGAGACCGCCGGGGCCCGGCACCGGGTGCTCGCCGGCGACGCCGTGCTCGTCGACGCCCGGACGGCGCACCGCCTCACGGCCGACGCCGAGACCGACCTGGTGCACGGCGACCTGCGGCCGGCCGTCCCGTCGGCGGCGCTGCCGAGCCCGCTGGTCGTGCGCCGGTTCGACCAGCGGCAGCGTGGCGTCGTCGCGCTCGTGACCGCGTGCCCGCTGGACGCGATCTCCAGCCCCGCCCCGTTCGCCGCGAGCTACGCCGGCCTGGTCGGCGCGGCGATGACGGCGCTGTGGCAGGAGGCGGGCGGCGCGGCGACCGCGGACGGCACCGCCGATACCCAGGTCGCCGACGTCGTCGCCGCGCTCGCGGACCGGCCCGGCGAGGCGTGGACCCTCGACCGGATGGCGGCTCTGGTGCACCTGTCGCGCTCGGCTCTGACCGAGCGCTTCCGCCGCGCCACGGGGCACAGCCCGATGGAGATGCTGCGGGAGGTGCGCATGCACCGGGCCCGCACCCTCCTGACCGACCAGTGCCTGCCGGTCACGCGTGTCGCCTTCGAGGTGGGTTACGGCTCGGTCGCCGCGTTCAGCCGCGCGTTCACGTCCGAGCACGGCCTCTCGCCGCTCGCGTGGCGGGCGGGGCCGACGTCGGCGCCCCGGGCCCAGGCTCCCATCACGACGCCCGCCCCGCCCCGTCCGCGCCCGGCCCGGCCCTGGGTCCCGTCCGCCCCGCCCGGCGGGTCAGGTGCGCGGTACGCGCAGGAACGCCCAGCCGAGCCCCGCCGCGACCGCGGCGGCCGCCCCGACCAGCATCAGCGGCCGGACGCCGTACCCGTCCAGTAG
- the ddaH gene encoding dimethylargininase — translation MTQTTAQRTATPRHYLMCPPTYFDVVYAINPWMDPSSPVDTGKALAQWEALRAAYEARGHKVDVITPEPGLPDMVYAANGGIVVGGRALAARFTYPERAAEGPAYDRWFETPEAEGYRRLGESVEVMEGEGDLLLIGKLLLAGTGFRTTPAGHAEVAERLELAEQGIELVPLELVDPRYYHLDTALSVLDDGSVSGETVVAYHPEAFSPAAQETLRERFPDAILVGAEDAAVLGLNVVSDGLHVFLSDRAGAYADALKERGFVPVGIDLSEIFKGGGSVKCCTLELRPETTTPSAVPALTGTALAATVLAGAVLADAAAATTAVPTPEETR, via the coding sequence ATGACGCAGACCACCGCGCAGCGGACCGCCACCCCGCGGCACTACCTCATGTGCCCGCCCACGTACTTCGACGTCGTCTACGCCATCAACCCCTGGATGGACCCGTCCTCGCCCGTCGACACCGGCAAGGCGCTCGCGCAGTGGGAGGCCCTGCGCGCCGCGTACGAGGCCCGCGGCCACAAGGTCGACGTCATCACCCCCGAGCCCGGCCTGCCCGACATGGTCTACGCGGCCAACGGCGGCATCGTCGTCGGCGGACGGGCGCTCGCGGCCCGGTTCACCTACCCGGAGCGCGCGGCCGAGGGCCCCGCGTACGACCGCTGGTTCGAGACGCCCGAGGCCGAGGGCTACCGCCGTCTCGGCGAGTCCGTCGAGGTCATGGAGGGCGAGGGCGACCTGCTGCTGATCGGCAAGCTGCTGCTCGCCGGCACCGGCTTCCGCACCACGCCCGCCGGCCACGCCGAGGTGGCCGAGCGCCTGGAGCTCGCCGAGCAGGGCATCGAGCTGGTCCCGCTCGAGCTGGTCGACCCGCGCTACTACCACCTCGACACGGCGCTCTCCGTGCTCGACGACGGCTCCGTCTCCGGCGAGACCGTCGTGGCCTACCACCCCGAGGCGTTCAGCCCGGCCGCGCAGGAGACGCTCCGCGAGCGCTTCCCCGACGCGATCCTGGTCGGCGCCGAGGACGCCGCCGTCCTGGGCCTGAACGTCGTGTCCGACGGCCTGCACGTGTTCCTCAGCGACCGCGCCGGCGCCTACGCCGACGCGCTCAAGGAGCGCGGCTTCGTGCCCGTGGGCATCGACCTGTCCGAGATCTTCAAGGGCGGCGGCTCCGTCAAGTGCTGCACGCTCGAGCTGCGCCCCGAGACGACGACGCCGTCCGCCGTGCCTGCCCTGACCGGCACCGCGCTCGCCGCGACGGTGCTCGCCGGCGCCGTGCTGGCCGACGCGGCCGCCGCCACCACCGCCGTGCCCACCCCCGAGGAGACCCGATGA